Sequence from the Ignisphaera sp. genome:
AACAACACCATAAACAAGCATACTGTCTAGCAAGCTACCACCCCTCTTCTTCTCTATCTTAACCATATCAAGCTTTACATCATATGTTCCATCAGATCTCTTCTCTGCAACTTTGAAGGCAGCATCAATAACCATGTCCATTAGCTTGTCTATGACATCAGGTGTTGCAATATATTTGCTTGCTAGTGTTGTGTATAGAGCCTTCTTGATTTCGGCTTTTGTCTTCTCCCTATCCTCAGGCTTGTCTAAATCACCAACATAAACCTTCATCCCTATCTCATCAAGAATTTCTAGCGCCTTTGATAAAGCCTTCTTATAACCTTCTATTATAGTCGTTGGGTGAATGCCTTGGTCCAAGAGCTGCTCGGCTTTATCAAGCAAGGCACCTGCCAAAACAACAGCTGAGGTTGTTCCATCTCCAACCTCAGCATCAACCGCCTTTGCCGCTTCAACTAATAGCTTTGCTGCTGGATGTTGAACCTCCATTTCCTTAACTATTGTTGCACCATCATTCGTTACGGTAATGTCGCCAAAGCTGTCGACAAGCATTTTATCAAGGCCTTTGGGACCCAAGCTTGTTTTTAATATTTCTGCCAGTACACGTGCTGCCATGATATTAGCTCTCAGAGCTTCTCTTCCATGAGTTCTTGAAGTGCCCTCTTTCAGTATTAGTACAGGTACGCCATACATTGCCATATTTACACCACCATTATTTAGTCAGTGTTTAGAAGAGGTTCTATATAAGTTTTTATGAAAATTCCAAGCTATGTTCATCCCTTAATAATCTTCGCAAAAGCCTTGCAATACTCGCAAACAACCTCATCGCTAAAAGATCCGCACAAGTAGCATCTGCTTGGCTTCGATATAATAAAGCTTTGCAACATTTCAATTGATTTTGAACTTGAATACATTAGCTCTGGTGATTTAGTTAATATATTGTAAGCCTTTTTAATATATCCATCAACATTTATTTCAATTCTATTTACAGAATCATTTATTCTCAGAATCTCTTGTGATGAATAGGCTAGGTAAAGAATGTCTTGCGAAAACACATTATAAAATGGTCTTACTATTTTTATATTTTCAACGTATTTTATTGGCATACCCTCCCCAAAAACAGTTTTTGATATGAGTAAGAGACCAAGGATTAACATCATTGATATTTCGTCTCTGAATAATAGAGATGTCACATACTCCACATGATCCTCTAGTGCTATTTTTGTAGCATAAGCATCTATATATTTAGTCATGTAGATAATTGATTTCGAAATTATGTCGACAGGGTATTTCACCTCATAGATTTCGAAGTTATTTTTAACATGTTTCTTAACCTCTTCCCCTATGATCTTGCAATCAATTAAGTTATCTGGGCACAGAATTTTGTATTCTAAATCAAAGTCTTTCATAGCATTGCTTAGCACGAAAAACGATTCCAGAGACAAAGCTATGTCATCGCCTCTTATTGCGAAAATCACCCTCTCGTTTTTTCTAAACATTTTGTAGTAATAAGATGTTTTTCGCACTTGTTTCACTACACTATTGAATAGACAAAGTCTACACAGTTTTTCTCCTGATGTCAATCTATAGTATGTGGCCATTCTCTTGCCACATGAGGAACATAACAAATTATGGGTTTTAGTCATCATTATAATTCATCTTTTCATGAATTTTACTTGTATAGATCTCGACTTGAGAGCTTCTCTAATGCCTCTTTTAAGTGCTATGATATCATTTTCAATATCATTAAAAATACCTTCTTGGGTAAAAACACAGAAGCCATCTATGTAGAGATTCAACTCAATGTGATGAGCTCTCTTGTTTTCGCTACTTGTATCATAGACTAAGGCTGTGTATATTGTTGGGTGCGATTCTTCTTCTATTATTTTTAGAAGTCTAGTGATATAATCTTTATCGGTGTTTCTAGATGTTAATGCAATTAAGATTAGCTTATGCTTTGAAATATATTTGCTAGCCTCTTCACGACTTCTTATTTCAATAACCATCTTGTTTCTCACGTTGCTTGAGTATGTCTAATAAAATATTTCTCTCTTCATTAGTTAGAAGAATCTCAATATCTAAAACATCCTTAGCTTCACTAGGAGGCTTTATACCTATACTACTTAAGTAAACATAGCCATAGCTTAAAGCTTTCTTCACTCCGTCCAACGACTCTTTATATGCAAATTCTGTAATCATGTTCTTGAAATTAATGGATTTCTTTAGTTCTCCTTCGGAAATAGAGGCTCCGCAAACTAGGCAGGATAGATCTGGCATCAAAGAATTGAATCCGCATCTGGGACACTGCAATGGAAGAACCGGATAACGCTTTGACAACCATGTGTGTCTCCACAAATCCCTTAGCCTTTCAATTAAATCGGTTCTACCAAATCTCAAAGCATCATTATATAGCCTAGGAGCGTAAGCCAACACAGAATCGCCTATATTGTTAATCACAAACTCTAGCTGAGCCTCATCTAATTGCTCTCTTAGCTCAAGAATAGCCGATGCTATCATCGGATAAACCTTATCGAGGTTTCTCCTAATCCTTCTAATGATGGTGTCTAGATCTAGAGTTGAAGACTCTCCTCTAAGCACATCAACAATTCTTGTAAACACTGTAATGTACTCATCGTTACTTAAATTTAGAAATTCTAGGCCAATAGAAGATATAAGATCACTAACATGTCTTGAAACCCACTCTTCAGTATCCACAAAACGTTTTTTGTTTGATGCCCTCGACCTAGACTTGTATTTAGAATCTGTAGCTTCGGCGGTTTCCTCCTTAGATCGTTTTGATCTGGGCATGTTTCAACACCATTGTGTCACACTGGCTTAAGTTTGTTTTGCCACAGTATACATTATTAGAAAACATGTAAAGCAATGCTTTAATACATAAATATGTTTTTATGAAATATGAAATTGTGGTTCAGTTGAAAATTAGTGAAACTACGATGAAAGTTAGACACAATCTAGTAGAAATATATAAACACACTGAAGTTGCGTTATAGCTACATAGAAACATTGAAACATTTTCATATTGAGGTAAACTTTTTGTTAATACTGGTACCATGATGATGTACACATAGTTTCGTTTAGCTCTATACATATTAGTTACCTAAGCAAATAATATACTTTACCAGGGGCAGTAATTCATGGTAGTTGAGCAGAGAGGGTTATCAACAATTTTGGGTATACAAAGCACAGAAGCTGTAAATATAGCCGTCATTAAGAGGAGAGGCACCAAAGAGAAATTCGATATTGGTAAGCTGATGAGAAGCATCTTTATGTCTTGTAATGATATGTGTAGTGAGGAAGAAATACAGAACATCGTGAAGGAGATTATTGCTGAACTTAAGGATAGAACCGAGGTTTCCACAGATGAGATTATTGATAGGGTAGAGAGGATTCTCATCTCAAAGGGTATAGAAGATCCTAAATGGTTTGAAATAGCAAAGGTATATGAGCTTGGCAAAATTTATAAAGATGTGTATGGCAAAGGTAAACCTATTTCGATAGATCCAAGAGATATGAAATTAAAGTTCTCCGCTGTAAAGGTACTGGCTAGTAGATACTTGCTTAAAGATCCTAACACGCTAAGATTTCTAGAAACCCCCCAGATGATGTTTAGAAGAGTTGCCAAGGCCATTGCCAAGGCTGAGTTTATCTACTGCAAGAATTCTGGGTATAGTGATGAGTATTGCAATAATGTTTCTAAATATTGGGAGGAGAAGTTTTATGATATAATGAGTGATTTAAGATTCTTGCCCAACTCACCAACATTGATGAATGCTGGTACAAGGCTTGGGATTCTTTCAGCGTGTTTTGTAATACCAGTTAGAGATGCAATTACAACCCCAGATGGTGAGGGTATATATGATGCTGTAAGGGCCCAAGCAATAATATTTCAACAGGGTGGTGGAACAGGATTTGATTTCTCAGAACTGAGACCCGAAGGAGATGTAGTGGCATCAACTGGAGGTGTGGCAAGTGGTCCTATTTCATTTATGAAAATGTTTGATGCTAATACAGATGTGATTAAGCAAGGTGGTAAAAGAAGAGGAGCTAATATGGGTGTCCTCCATGTGTGGCACCCAGACATAGAGAAGTTTATAGATGTGAAAAGCGGAAAGCTCAAAGATGTTAACCTACAAAACTTCAATATATCTGTTGGTGCATACGACTATTTCATGGATGCTGTAATCAAAGGAAGAAAGGTCCCCCTAATAAACCCAAGAAAGACTAACCTGCGTCCAGATCTAGGCAATGATTCGAGGTATTATATAATATCTAAAGCGAGGCACTATATCCATGAGGATTGGGTTCAAGAAGAGATAATAAAAGAATTAGAGCTCAAAGGTGGTAGTGTATGGATAGACAACTCTATTATTGTAACATTAGACGAGGCCATGACTATAGCAGAGAACACAAATGCTATTGTAAAGTATGAGGATGCTCAAAAACTGTTTGAGAAAATTGTTAGAAATGCTTGGGATTCTGGAGACCCTGGACTTCTATTCATTGATACAATTAATAGAAGACACCCAGTGTGGTACCTTGGCAAAATAAATGCAACTAATCCTTGCGGAGAGCAACCCCTTCTTCCATGGGAAAGTTGCAACCTTGGAAGTATTGACCTATCAAAATATGTGTACATAGATTCTGAAGGTTTGCCTAGAATTGCATGGAAGCAGCTAGAAGAAGACTTGAAGGTTATTGTAAGGTTCATGGACAACGTCATTGACGTTGCCAAATGGCCTTTACCACAACTTGAACAAGCAGCCAAAAGAACTAGAAAGATAGGCGTCGGCGTAATGGGCTGGGCATATATGTTAGTGAAGCTTGGAATACCATATGATAGTGTTGATGCCATATATCTTGCTTATTACCTTGGCGAATGGATTGAGTATAACCTTGCACTAGCTAGCATAGAGCTTGCAAAAGAGCGGGGCTCTTTCCCTGCCTATGACCCTGAAAAATATAGACCTACATGGACGACAGCAAAGCCTCTAGAGGAATTACTTAGGATATCGAATATTGATGGTCGCCCTAGCAAGAGGGTACTGGAATTAATATCTGATAGACCCCCCATTAACTGGAGCTATGTAGAGGAGCTTAGAAAAAGAATAGGAATTAGAAATGCTACACTAACAAGCATAGCGCCAACAGGCACAATAAGTATAATAGCAGGTACATCATCAAGCATAGAGCCTCTGTTTGCAATCGCTTATGAGAGACATGTTACTGTGGGAACATTCATTGAAATTGATAGTCTATTCCTAGAATACTTGAGAAAGTATGAACTTGACAATAGCGATTTAATAAAGCTTATTGCTGAAAGAGGTAGTGTAGCTGAAATACCATTTATACCACGAAAGCTGAGAGCAATCTTTAGAACAGCCCACGATGTTGATCCTAAGTGGCATGTTATTCATCAAGCTACATGGCAGCAGTGGGTTTGTGCTGGGGTTTCAAAGACTGTTAATATGAGATTTGATGCAACTATAGATGATGTGAGAACTGTTTATGCTCTTGCATGGTTACTTGGATGTAAAGGAATAACGATTTACAGGGATAAGTCTAAGACTCAACAGGTCATATATGTAGGTGTGAAAATGAGCCAGTCATTGTCGCAGAAAAATCATGGCGAAATGAGTCAAAGGCCCGCAAAAGAGGGTGGGCAGCAACAGAAAAGCTATGTACTAACATCGTTAGGTAATATTAGCGAAGCTATAGAGGATATTGCGCATAGCAATTGTCAAACATGCGAGTATTAGCCATAGATATTCTTTATTCTTTTATCCAGCATTTCTACAAGCTCATCGATATTAAGTCTGTTAAGCACCTCTGCATATCTTACGATCCATGAGTATCCATTGGAATTCTCGAATACACTAGGGTAGTGCCTCACAATCCATGCGTTTATTATAGCTCTTCCACGAAATGATTTAATAAGCGTATCGACTTCGTTTATGTAAGGGAATCGTGATTTTTGAAGTGCTTCAACTAGTTTTTCATATTCATCTCTTGATAGATCCTTTCTTCCAAAACTTGCTTTACCATTCCCCACATATCTCTCTCCATATCCTGGCACAACAACCTTACCATAAGCAGCCTTCACCCTCCATGATGATGAATCCAAAGATCTCACTCCAATGATTTTTAATGCTGTATATAGTGTAGATGTTCCGCCGATTCCTAATGCATGAACATTTCCATTAAAAAGCTTAGTTAGTATTGCTAGTGGAATCAACGGTGTTGTTCTGCTTCCTCTGCCTCCTTTTGCAAGTGAAGGTGGGACTACACCTCCATAAGCAACCATTTTAGTTCCGTATCTTTGGTATGCATCTATGGCATCGAATAGTAATGAACTCTCATAACAGTGTATAACAGGGATGATATTTTTGTAGTCAAGTTTTGTGTATAGATATTCAAAATTTTTTATGTTCTCTCTCACAAGCTCTTTTGTTGCACAGCAAAAGCGGGATGGAGGAATATCTAAGGACATGAAGTAATCGCCCTCAATTCCTTTGTACCTATTAAAGACATCTTCAACTGATAATTTCATCCCTTTAACCATTATTTGATAACCCCCTGAATCAACCCATATAGAAGATGCTGGTGGTCTACTCCATCTCCATCTAATACTATTGATCATCAATTCTATATCAGGTATGTAATCCCATAGCCTTATCATAGTATCTGGAACCACAAAGACAATCTTTGGAATGCTCACCCAAGAACACCAAGAACTGTTATTACCACTACACTAACCTCTTTAGATATCAAACCCAAAAAGGAATTCAATGTATCTATGCTTTCAATAGTGCTTCAATGTCATATGCGAAAGAAATATATATTACAGGGTTACAAAGGATGATAGTACAATTTGTGGGTGCTTTGGTTGCCAGATCTCGAAAAGCCAATGATTGTTGCTAACATTGATAGAGAAAAAAATGTTGTGTATGTTGGCAAAAGGGTTATTCCCCTTGGAGGATTTGTTCCTAGCGTAAGAAATGACGAAAGACTGATAAGATATACTTCATCTCTTTGTCCATACTGTTTCAGGCTTCTACCTGCTGTAATAATTGAAAGAGATAACAAGTTGTATATAAGGAGACATTGTCCAGAGCATGGCGAAATCGAAGAAATATACTTTGAAGATGCTGAAATGTATAGAAAGTTCGAGAAATATGGCTTTGAAGGAACAGGTCCTGGACATGTATATACTGCCGCGACTGCTCCCTGCCCATTCAACTGCGGTCTTTGCCCATTGCACAAATCACACACAGCTCTATTGAATATTGTTGCAACTAACAGATGCGACTTAAGTTGTTGGTACTGTTTCTATTATGCTGAAAGAGCAGGTTATGTGTACGAGCCTTCAATTGAAGATATCAAGAAAATGGTTGAAGCCGTAAAGAAGCAGCCGAATATTGTTGTTGCTGTTCAGCTTACAGGAGGAGAGCCAACATTAAGAGAAGATCTCTACGATATTGTAAAGACTCTGCGAGAAATGGGGGTTAGACACATACAATTGAATACGCATGGAATAAAGTTTGCTAAGCTTTATTTAGAGAATCCTGAAAAAGCCATTAAATATACCAAAGGTTTGAGAGAAGCTGGGGTAAATACAGTATATCTAAGTTTTGATGGTGTGACCCCAGAGACAAATTCTAAAAACCACTGGGAAGTGCCATACACTATCGAAGTTTTTAGAAATAGTGGTATGACAAGTGTAGTATTCGTTCCGACGGTCATTAAAAACGTTAATGACAGTGAACTGGGCGACATAATCAAGGTGGCAGCGTACAATATGGATGTTGTAAGAGCAGTCAACTTCCAGCCGGTTAGTCTTGTGGGCATGATGAGAAAACAGGATAGGAGCAGGTATAGGATCACAATTCCAGAGGTTATAAAGAAGGTTGAGGAGCAGTTGGATGGAGAAATAACAAAGAATGATTGGTTCCCTGTTGGTGCAGCCATACCGATAGCCAGGTTTTTGGAGCTATTGGATCCTTCAAAGAGGGCAGAGTTCACCACACATCCAGCCTGTGGTGCTGCTACATATGTGTATGTAAAGAGAATTGATAACAATGTGGAATTCATACCAATAACGAGATTCATAGATGCAGAGGGGTTGTTGGACTATCTGGAGAAAAGATATGAATCTATCAAGGAGAAACCAAAATTCCTAACAAAAATTCTGGGAGCCACAACAATACTGTCTATATTGAATAGATTTGTACTTTGGGATAAGGTGCCAGATGAGATAAGAAAGGAGCTGAGATCCATATTACTAGACATTTTCATACATAGAAACTATGAAGCTCTAGGAAAATTCCATTACAAGTTCCTATTCTTAGGAATGATGCATTTCATGGATGAATGGAACTACGATGTGGAAAGAGTTATGAGATGCGTTATTCACTATGCTTTACCTGATGGAAGAATAGTGCCATTCTGTGCCTTTAATATACTCAACGATATATATAGGGACACCCCACAGA
This genomic interval carries:
- a CDS encoding radical SAM protein, with amino-acid sequence MPDLEKPMIVANIDREKNVVYVGKRVIPLGGFVPSVRNDERLIRYTSSLCPYCFRLLPAVIIERDNKLYIRRHCPEHGEIEEIYFEDAEMYRKFEKYGFEGTGPGHVYTAATAPCPFNCGLCPLHKSHTALLNIVATNRCDLSCWYCFYYAERAGYVYEPSIEDIKKMVEAVKKQPNIVVAVQLTGGEPTLREDLYDIVKTLREMGVRHIQLNTHGIKFAKLYLENPEKAIKYTKGLREAGVNTVYLSFDGVTPETNSKNHWEVPYTIEVFRNSGMTSVVFVPTVIKNVNDSELGDIIKVAAYNMDVVRAVNFQPVSLVGMMRKQDRSRYRITIPEVIKKVEEQLDGEITKNDWFPVGAAIPIARFLELLDPSKRAEFTTHPACGAATYVYVKRIDNNVEFIPITRFIDAEGLLDYLEKRYESIKEKPKFLTKILGATTILSILNRFVLWDKVPDEIRKELRSILLDIFIHRNYEALGKFHYKFLFLGMMHFMDEWNYDVERVMRCVIHYALPDGRIVPFCAFNILNDIYRDTPQKTYGVPVEEYIKKYGEKVFQEQKYVRTKDLIEKMIKGEPYRRFYKPVIDKLKSFYPAL
- a CDS encoding TCP-1/cpn60 chaperonin family protein, encoding MAMYGVPVLILKEGTSRTHGREALRANIMAARVLAEILKTSLGPKGLDKMLVDSFGDITVTNDGATIVKEMEVQHPAAKLLVEAAKAVDAEVGDGTTSAVVLAGALLDKAEQLLDQGIHPTTIIEGYKKALSKALEILDEIGMKVYVGDLDKPEDREKTKAEIKKALYTTLASKYIATPDVIDKLMDMVIDAAFKVAEKRSDGTYDVKLDMVKIEKKRGGSLLDSMLVYGVVLDKEVVHPAMPRRVENAKIALLDAPLEIEKPDITAKINITAPEQIRAYLEEEAKI
- a CDS encoding adenosylcobalamin-dependent ribonucleoside-diphosphate reductase; the encoded protein is MVVEQRGLSTILGIQSTEAVNIAVIKRRGTKEKFDIGKLMRSIFMSCNDMCSEEEIQNIVKEIIAELKDRTEVSTDEIIDRVERILISKGIEDPKWFEIAKVYELGKIYKDVYGKGKPISIDPRDMKLKFSAVKVLASRYLLKDPNTLRFLETPQMMFRRVAKAIAKAEFIYCKNSGYSDEYCNNVSKYWEEKFYDIMSDLRFLPNSPTLMNAGTRLGILSACFVIPVRDAITTPDGEGIYDAVRAQAIIFQQGGGTGFDFSELRPEGDVVASTGGVASGPISFMKMFDANTDVIKQGGKRRGANMGVLHVWHPDIEKFIDVKSGKLKDVNLQNFNISVGAYDYFMDAVIKGRKVPLINPRKTNLRPDLGNDSRYYIISKARHYIHEDWVQEEIIKELELKGGSVWIDNSIIVTLDEAMTIAENTNAIVKYEDAQKLFEKIVRNAWDSGDPGLLFIDTINRRHPVWYLGKINATNPCGEQPLLPWESCNLGSIDLSKYVYIDSEGLPRIAWKQLEEDLKVIVRFMDNVIDVAKWPLPQLEQAAKRTRKIGVGVMGWAYMLVKLGIPYDSVDAIYLAYYLGEWIEYNLALASIELAKERGSFPAYDPEKYRPTWTTAKPLEELLRISNIDGRPSKRVLELISDRPPINWSYVEELRKRIGIRNATLTSIAPTGTISIIAGTSSSIEPLFAIAYERHVTVGTFIEIDSLFLEYLRKYELDNSDLIKLIAERGSVAEIPFIPRKLRAIFRTAHDVDPKWHVIHQATWQQWVCAGVSKTVNMRFDATIDDVRTVYALAWLLGCKGITIYRDKSKTQQVIYVGVKMSQSLSQKNHGEMSQRPAKEGGQQQKSYVLTSLGNISEAIEDIAHSNCQTCEY